The Megachile rotundata isolate GNS110a chromosome 8, iyMegRotu1, whole genome shotgun sequence genome has a segment encoding these proteins:
- the LOC100882772 gene encoding uncharacterized protein LOC100882772: protein MVKTQKIEAQIVDAIRSLQAVQGSTQREISNYIAQEYNLPLPSVNRQVQLALKRGVNYGILQRLKGGCFTYNQQLFNGLPFDMNPELPCKGRRKGRKSRRRKSRKRRKSKRRNYSIRDIKRRSKKADDIVKEIDTSELKTLTKQTNNRSSSLLRKDTPESEGSSTTGKSEEAHE, encoded by the exons ATGGTAAAGACTCAGAAAATCGAGGCGCAGATCGTGGATGCTATACGGAGTCTACAGGCTGTTCAAGGATCGACTCAACGAGAAATCAGCAACTATATCGCTCAGGAATATAATCTTCCGTTACCCAGTGTTAACAGACAAGTCCAACTCGCTTTGAAACGCGGTGTTAATTATGGAATTCTTCAAAGACTGAAAgg cGGATGTTTCACATACAACCAACAACTATTCAACGGACTTCCGTTCGACATGAACCCGGAGCTGCCCTGCAAAGGGCGCAGGAAAGGACGCAAATCCCGAAGGCGTAAATCACGAAAACGACGAAAATCGAAGAGGAGAAATTACAGCATTCGCGATATAAAACGAAGAAGCAAAAAAGCCGATGATATTGTGAAAGAGATCGATACGTCGGAGTTGAAAACGCTGACCAAACAAACCAACAACAGAAGTAGCAGTCTTTTAAGAAAAGACACCCCTGAGAGCGAGGGTTCATCCACCACCGGCAAGTCTGAGGAAGCGCACGAATGA